In one window of Grus americana isolate bGruAme1 chromosome 39, bGruAme1.mat, whole genome shotgun sequence DNA:
- the LOC129198988 gene encoding serine protease 27-like isoform X2 produces MWGVGTQWWPKGPQGEEGTQRWPKGQWEVWGPKGGRGATNGGQRDLTVAVGTQRAFNHLQRHPRSRDPRVYAVLLGVRELSGPPGPGVVVPLGRLLPHPSYAGEATSGDIALAQLAWPVTFSDAVLPVCLPAPTLSFPPGTRCVATGWGDIQEGEDLPSPRRLQKLEVPIMAQSTCRRLYGIDMGRALPPRRIQDDMMCAGYAEGLKDTCKGDSGGPLVCRADGRWVLAGIVSWGEGCAVPNRPGVYTRVSSYAAWIAPRAPGVAFVPPETGANPGNSVARPRLGVALVGVAVGGVIIGVIGGGGVAGAL; encoded by the exons ATGTGGGGCGTGGGGACCCAATGGTGGCCGAAGGGACCccaaggggaggaggggacccAACGGTGGCCAAAGGGACAATGGGAGGTGTGGGGACCCAAAGGTGGCCGGGGGGCCACCAACGGTGGCCAAAGGGACCTGACAGTGGCCGTGGGCACCCAACGGGCCTTCAACCACCTCCAACGACACCCAAG GAGCCGGGACCCCCGGGTCTACGCGGTGCTGCTGGGGGTGCGGGAACTATCGGGGCCACCAGGTCCGGGCGTGGTGGTGCCCTTGGGTCGGCTCCTGCCCCACCCCAGTTACGCCGGTGAAGCCACCAGTGGGGACATCGCCTTGGCGCAGTTGGCCTGGCCCGTCACCTTCTCCGACGCCGTCCTGCCCGTCTGTCTGCCCGCCCCCACCCTCAGCTTCCCGCCCGGCACCCGTTGCGTCGCCACCGGCTGGGGGGACATCCAGGAAGGAG AGGACCTCCCGTCGCCGCGCCGCCTCCAGAAGCTCGAGGTGCCCATCATGGCGCAAAGCACCTGCCGGCGCCTCTACGGCATCGACATGGGCCGGGCTTTACCGCCGCGTCGCATCCAAGACGACATGATGTGCGCCGGTTACGCCGAAGGTTTGAAGGACACCTGCAAG GGGGATTCGGGCGGTCCTTTGGTTTGCCGCGCCGACGGGCGCTGGGTCTTGGCCGGCATCGTGAGTTGGGGCGAAGGTTGCGCCGTCCCCAACCGTCCCGGCGTCTACACGCGGGTCAGCTCCTACGCCGCGTGGATCGCGCCCCGCGCCCCCGGCGTCGCCTTCGTCCCCCCCGAAACGGGGGCGAACCCCGGGAATTCCGTCGCCCGGCCGCGCCTCGGCGTCGCGCTCGTCGGCGTCGCGGTCGGTGGCGTCATCATCGGCGTCATTGGCGGCGGCGGTGTCGCGGGGGCGCTCTGA
- the LOC129198989 gene encoding elongin-B-like: protein MAAIRPSSGAGPLRSCACAGHSPSCRGACWDRGGPGADGARRGTAAMDVFLMIRRHKTTIFTDAKESSTVYELKRIVEGILKRPPEEQRLYKDEQLLEDTKTLGDCGFTSQTARPQAPATVGLALRTAEEAFEALRIDPFSSPPELPDVMKPQDSTGGAQEPPLP, encoded by the exons ATGGCGGCGATTCGCCCCTCCTCAGGGGCGGGGCCTCTCCGCTCCTGCGCATGCGCAGGCCACTCCCCTTCCTGCCGCGGAGCCTGCTGGGATCGTGGCGGACCCGGCGCTGACGGAGCCAGGCGCGGAACGGCGGCGATG GACGTTTTCCTGATGATCCGGCGCCACAAAACCACCATCTTCACGGACGCCAAGGAGTCCAGCACCGTGTACGAGCTGAAGCGCATCGTCGAGGGGATCCTCAAGCGGCCGCCCGAGGAGCAGCGGCTCTATAAG GAcgagcagctgctggaggacaCGAAGACGCTGGGGGATTGCGGCTTCACCAGCCAGACGGCCCGGCCACAGGCCCCCGCCACCGTGGGGCTGGCGCTGCGCACGGCCG AGGAGGCCTTCGAGGCGCTGCGCATCGACCCCTTCTCCAGCCCCCCGGAGCTCCCCGACGTGATGAAGCCCCAGGATTCGACGGGCGGCGCCCAGGAACCTCCGCTGCCCTGa
- the LOC129198988 gene encoding serine protease 27-like isoform X1 — MGTPKPFYGVIVGVIVLLCASVRRLRAQGCDGAGDLTQLTRSQLACGRPHAGGVLRNVGGEDAGAGEWPWQGSLLRHGTHVCGVSLVAPRWVLTAAHCFQESRDPRVYAVLLGVRELSGPPGPGVVVPLGRLLPHPSYAGEATSGDIALAQLAWPVTFSDAVLPVCLPAPTLSFPPGTRCVATGWGDIQEGEDLPSPRRLQKLEVPIMAQSTCRRLYGIDMGRALPPRRIQDDMMCAGYAEGLKDTCKGDSGGPLVCRADGRWVLAGIVSWGEGCAVPNRPGVYTRVSSYAAWIAPRAPGVAFVPPETGANPGNSVARPRLGVALVGVAVGGVIIGVIGGGGVAGAL; from the exons ATGGGGACCCCCAAGCCGTTCTACGGCGTCATCGTCGGCGTCATCGTCCTCCTCTGCGCCTCCGTGCGGCGGCTGCGAGCCCAGGGCTGCGACGGGGCAG gtgACCTCACGCAGTTGACCCGCTCCCAGTTGG cctgcggGCGACCCCACGCTGGGGGGGTCCTACGGAACGTGGGGGGGGAGGACGCGGGGGCCGGCGAGTGGCCGTGGCAGGGCAGCCTCCTCCGCCATGGCACCCACGTCTGTGGCGTCTCCTTGGTGGCACCTCGGTGGGTGCTGACGGCCGCCCACTGCTTCCAGGA GAGCCGGGACCCCCGGGTCTACGCGGTGCTGCTGGGGGTGCGGGAACTATCGGGGCCACCAGGTCCGGGCGTGGTGGTGCCCTTGGGTCGGCTCCTGCCCCACCCCAGTTACGCCGGTGAAGCCACCAGTGGGGACATCGCCTTGGCGCAGTTGGCCTGGCCCGTCACCTTCTCCGACGCCGTCCTGCCCGTCTGTCTGCCCGCCCCCACCCTCAGCTTCCCGCCCGGCACCCGTTGCGTCGCCACCGGCTGGGGGGACATCCAGGAAGGAG AGGACCTCCCGTCGCCGCGCCGCCTCCAGAAGCTCGAGGTGCCCATCATGGCGCAAAGCACCTGCCGGCGCCTCTACGGCATCGACATGGGCCGGGCTTTACCGCCGCGTCGCATCCAAGACGACATGATGTGCGCCGGTTACGCCGAAGGTTTGAAGGACACCTGCAAG GGGGATTCGGGCGGTCCTTTGGTTTGCCGCGCCGACGGGCGCTGGGTCTTGGCCGGCATCGTGAGTTGGGGCGAAGGTTGCGCCGTCCCCAACCGTCCCGGCGTCTACACGCGGGTCAGCTCCTACGCCGCGTGGATCGCGCCCCGCGCCCCCGGCGTCGCCTTCGTCCCCCCCGAAACGGGGGCGAACCCCGGGAATTCCGTCGCCCGGCCGCGCCTCGGCGTCGCGCTCGTCGGCGTCGCGGTCGGTGGCGTCATCATCGGCGTCATTGGCGGCGGCGGTGTCGCGGGGGCGCTCTGA